DNA sequence from the Tautonia marina genome:
CGTCAAGCTCTTCCTGGCTCAGGTCGTCAAAGCTAGTTCGGGGCATGCGAGTGGAATTGGTTCGCAGCACGCGTTCAATAAATCGTTGCAGAAAGCTCATCGGTAGGGTCCCCCTCCTCGCGAGCCGGATTCTTCACGGATCCGGGACCGACCTCGGACCGCGTCAGCCGGGCAGTCTTCGGGGGCGAGCCCCGAACCAGCCATCCCGTGCACCTGCCCGGCGCCGCTTCCGAAGAACCTGGGTCGGCATGACCCTTTTCCCCGGGAACGGCCGCCCTCCCGTTGGCACCGCTCGATTGCCGTTCTCCTATATATACCATGCAGAACGATCGAAAACCGACCCGACGGTGAAATCTCATTGAAGGGGACCCAGAGGTCGGGCCGATAGGAACAATCTTGGAGATTGGTCCCGCCGCATGGCTGAGGTCGGCACCGAACGGAAGGGATCACATGCAATTGGAATGCCAAAGGGGTAGATCGGTCACGATCTCCGGCCGTTCGGTCTGAATCGTCCTGGACTTGAGTCATTTTTTGGGCGATTCCGTTCCCGATTCGTGATCGTCGGAAATTGTACAAAGTACAGGACATTCGCACCTCGATGGCCGAGTGTGCACGAGACTTCCCAGAAGGACCGTAGGATCTCTCGGTCGGGAAGTGTGTGTTTCAGGGTTGGGGTGATCGGGGCTGGGGGGATCGGGACGACTCGGCCGATTCGCCGGGCGGGTCGTCGCGGATCGACGCCCTGGGCGATACAATGAGCGTTTCTGGCCCAGGCCGCTCGATCACGACGCAGGGCGTCGAGGCGGGGTGAGCCGAGGGTCCGGTCGGTGATCGTCTTGAGCCTGCCCGCCCACCCGCGTTGCCTTTCGGGAGCCGATGCCCGAAAGGATTGATTGTTGCACCGAGAGAGAAGGACGCGACTGATGGCCATCGAACGGGTCGACGCTTATCTCGCCGAGCACGGCAAGCGGTTTGAGGAGCAGCTCAAGGACCTGATCCGGATTCCGAGCGTCAGCGCGCAGCCCGATCACAACGCCGACACGAGACGCGCGGCCGAATTCGTCCTCAACGACTTGAAGGGGATGGGGGTCGAGGCCGAGCTGATCGAATTTCCGAACGGCCACCCGATCGTCTTCGGCCAGAAGCTCGATGCGCCGGGCAAGCCGACGTTGCTCGTCTACGGTCATTATGACGTTCAGCCTCCTGAGCCGCTCGAACCGTGGTTGACCCCGCCGTTCGAGCCGACCGAGAAAGACGGCAACCTGTACGCCCGAGGGGCAACTGACGACAAGGGGCAGATGTTTACCCACCTGAAGGCCGCCGAAGGGTGGCTCAAGGGGGTTGGCGAGCTGCCGATCAACGTGAAGTTCGTGATCGAGGGGGAAGAGGAGGTCGGCGGGGCAAATCTGGAAACCCTGATGGCCGAGCAGCCGGATCGGCTCGCCTGCGACTTCGCCGTGATCTCCGATACGAGCCAGTTTGCCCCTGGGATGCCGGCGATCACGTACGGATTGAAAGGGCTGGCGTACTTCGAGCTGATCGTGGAGGGGGCGAACCGCGACCTGCACTCGGGGACCTTCGGCGGCGCGGTGCAGAACCCGCTCAATGCGCTGGCGACGATTCTTGCGAGCCTGAAAGACGCCGAGGGGCGGATTGCCATTCCCGGCTTCTACGATGATGTCCGGCCGTTGGAAGACTG
Encoded proteins:
- a CDS encoding dipeptidase is translated as MAIERVDAYLAEHGKRFEEQLKDLIRIPSVSAQPDHNADTRRAAEFVLNDLKGMGVEAELIEFPNGHPIVFGQKLDAPGKPTLLVYGHYDVQPPEPLEPWLTPPFEPTEKDGNLYARGATDDKGQMFTHLKAAEGWLKGVGELPINVKFVIEGEEEVGGANLETLMAEQPDRLACDFAVISDTSQFAPGMPAITYGLKGLAYFELIVEGANRDLHSGTFGGAVQNPLNALATILASLKDAEGRIAIPGFYDDVRPLEDWERAEFARLPFSEEEFRADLAVPEVFGEAGYSTLERKWARPTCDINGIWGGYSGPGPKTVLPRLAGAKFSFRLVPDQTPKRVQELLEAHLKAVCPPGVTYTLKAMHGAPSVLVEAKGNPGVEAAMKAVEAGFGTKPVLIREGGSIPVVGLIKEHLGVDTLLLGWGQNDDNLHGPNEKFSLADFHRGIKASAHLMAELAETT